The Candidatus Poribacteria bacterium genome contains the following window.
TTCGCCTGCATCGGGTTGCGCAATCAATAGGTTCTCCATGTTGACACCGATACTTCTTGCGTAGGTGGTATCCAGTGCGTGTTCAACATCAATAAACACAGCAGTGCCTCCCATTTTTTGGACTTCGGAGACGATATGCAATGCGAGGGTTGTCTTTCCTGTGCCTTCATGCCCGAAAATCTCAATGATTCTGCCACGGGGTACACCACCGATACCCAGGGCAAGGTCAAGCGAGAGGGCACCGGTCGGGATCGCTTCGACAGGGACAACATCACTGTCTGTGAAACGCATGATCGCACCTTTACCGAATTCACGTTCCACCTGTGAGATCGCCTGGTCGATAGCTTTCTGTTTTTGTTCATCTAACATGTTCTAAAGTTTCTCCTTTATGGCACCTACCACCAAAGGCAGTGCCGCAGGTTGTGTTGTACTACGCCGAAAAATGACAGACGTTTAGAGGCGTATAGATCGCTCCATTAGGGTGAAGTTGACTTTGCATGACAGTGATTTCATTGACGTTCACCGTTGCACCATCAATTGTATCATATTTACGTAGAATACTTTTTAGCGGTTGCAGATTCACCGGACTTCTGAGCCGCCCGAGTGTAAGATGCGGATGAAAGCGGTTGTCCGTTGGAAAACCGAGATGTTTCAGGTCAAGGTTCACGGCTTTCGCAAGGTTTGAGACAGTCGCTGCGCCGTGTTTAATACCCACCCAGATAACGCGCGGACGCGCAAGCGTCGGAAACGCCCCAATACCCCCGAATTCAATAGAAAATGGACACTGTGTCGCAGCGACGTTTTCAACGGCTTCACTCACAGCACCTATCGCTTCAGGACGAACATCACCGAGAAACTTTAGGGTGAGATGGAAGTTGCCAGGCTTTGTCCACGAAGCTTTGCGAATCGGCGAAAGCACGCCATCACGATGATCTGCCGAAGCGACCCATCCCGATGATCCGGATCGGGCGACTTCAGAGGGATCGCGTGACTTTCCCAAGGATTGAAGGCGTGTTTGCACAGGCTTTAGCAACGCCTGTACCGGTTTTGGTATTTCAATCGCTACAAAACAGCGGACTCCATCACCTTTAGCTGCGGACATCAGGCACCTGCTTCTGGATCGTAACGGGTTGAAAAAATCAGTGCGGATAACGCTTTGCGGTTATTGACGAGAAACTCCACACCAGACCCAATTGTGAGTGCTAACGGTAGATACATCATAAAATAGATCGGACCGTGGGATTTCAAAATAAATGCAGTGGTCTGCTCATTCTGGACCGCGAGCAAAACTAAACCGATAATCATGACAGTTAGCTGGGAAGTCATTTTATATTTTCCCCACTGACTCGCGGAGACCACCTGCCCGTACTTTGCAGCGAAAACAACTCGCAAAAGTGTAACGAGAACTTCACGCCCCATAATGATAACAACCATCCATATCGGGACGAGTCCACCATCAATGCCCTCAAAAAGGGTTAAACAGATTAAGGCAGCCCCGATCAATAACTTATCTGCGAGCGGATCCATAAACTTCC
Protein-coding sequences here:
- the pgsA gene encoding CDP-diacylglycerol--glycerol-3-phosphate 3-phosphatidyltransferase; amino-acid sequence: MSAIYIMDFGTLLRLANLLTILRLFLIPPFIFCFQADMMVPALAIFVLAALTDNIDGKVARKQGVTSFGKFMDPLADKLLIGAALICLTLFEGIDGGLVPIWMVVIIMGREVLVTLLRVVFAAKYGQVVSASQWGKYKMTSQLTVMIIGLVLLAVQNEQTTAFILKSHGPIYFMMYLPLALTIGSGVEFLVNNRKALSALIFSTRYDPEAGA
- the thpR gene encoding RNA 2',3'-cyclic phosphodiesterase; the protein is MSAAKGDGVRCFVAIEIPKPVQALLKPVQTRLQSLGKSRDPSEVARSGSSGWVASADHRDGVLSPIRKASWTKPGNFHLTLKFLGDVRPEAIGAVSEAVENVAATQCPFSIEFGGIGAFPTLARPRVIWVGIKHGAATVSNLAKAVNLDLKHLGFPTDNRFHPHLTLGRLRSPVNLQPLKSILRKYDTIDGATVNVNEITVMQSQLHPNGAIYTPLNVCHFSA